atatgattttattattagttcGTCTTCCTCTTCAAACGCattgttattaattttagtaaGTTTTTTACTTGAATcatgtaaaaaatatataatgagtatattataaaaaatttttaaaaaattatgatttgagtttaatatttttttgatatcctaaaattcaaaaaaaataaaatttttaagtgtGTAGACTTAGTCCAGAGAGGTCACATTCCccatcttatttttttttctcttgtcCTCGAGTAACGCATAATTGTTACTTTATTAGAGTGCTACTTATTTCTGCCATTTAGAGCAGTATGTACGAGCGTATCTGTCTGTCTATCTTCATCAGgcagttatttaatttttttccggCACGCGTGCTGAGAGGATTGTGGCATAATTGGATCTGCTCTTCTACTCACCGTCACATCAAACGAGTTAAACTCTTCTTTAACGAGTTCAGGCTCTCTGTCAATTCGGCCTACTTTAGTCGCAGATTGAAAACGTGTGTTTGGGTCAATTTGCTTAGTGAGTTCTAATGGATTtaaaccattttttttttctaagattGAATCTAGTTTAGATGTTAAAGATCCAACGGTAATTGCTTTCAAAAACAGAAGGATAGGAGAAATCAATTATTTACTAAATTTAGAATTTATtggaatcaaaataattatattaattgcaAAGCAATGTGCAGAAagctattatttaattataaacttttgatctaataataataactaataataaaatattacaactTAACACTTTTGTCAATTTTAATGCTTTTTTCACTTTCATTGCAAACTTCAAAATTTATCAATTCAATACCAAAACTTCAACAtttaaagtaattttattatGCGTTGGGAAATCAAATCCACATTGTTTTGATGTTGAACTCTTAAACCCAACCCCTCGGAATATGAAAccaaaagcaaaaataaataaaaatcgcATGAACATCAAATCAGAATAAAGGAATATTTTCTAAAAGCTTTTTGTTTAATACAAAGTTTCAAGATTACtctagaaaatgaagaaaatgaagaaaatgaaatGATTGGAGTATGAAGAAGTTGCCAAAAATTTGTGGGTACCCTTAGAGCCAGAGTTCAAAAATGGGAAATGAAAGAGCTACGGAGTATTTGCCTTATAatgttttaagaaaaaattaagcagaaattaattaattaattaattttttaattttaaaaaaatatattaaactataaatagaatttttaaaaaattattaattaaatattttattaattttagctattaaatattatagaaaaatttaaaatacactcaatataatttacaaaattaaaatatcaattatttatttttttcatagaaGCCTGTTTGACATTAAATTTAgagaacataaaaatattattcagaATAGATGCTGTTAAAAAGAAACAGtttacaaaaaattattttattatttttatgattaaaatatatcaaaaaaaattttaaattattttctaaatagtatttttaagaAAGTGTTCTAAATATAACTTGAATgtctaaaactaataaaatgattaattaataagttttgtaaaatttaagaaacattttaatataaaatgaaaagatgatggaCTAATTAGTAAGTTTTTCTATGGACTAAATAGCAAATTTGTCATATTTCAAAATCTGACACCTCCTTTCTCATTTGACATCGATTATATCGATATGAACAAGATTCATATGAATGGTAGAGTAAATGTGATTGGTTTAATAAGAGCAGAAGACATGAATATTAATTCTTGATAATCCTCAAAAGTAAAGCGTTTACCAGCGGGCCAATTCAGTGTTAAACATGTTGAAAAGAAGCAACAATAACACAAATCAAGCTTTTCAACATATACTTTGCACTGTATGTTAAGAAATCCAAACAAAAAAgagaataaatgaaaaaaagtaGCTGAAGCTTCATTGCCACACCCTGTAAAGTTCATGCACACTCTAGCCTACAAAATCCCTCAACGTTGGACCATTCTACTCATCACATCTCCATCCCAAAACTCAAGTTTTTTCTGCTTGTATTGCAGCTGTTTCAGTCTTCTTCAATGGCTGCTAAAACCATTTCAAAATCAAGTTATCAGCTCAAAGCTGCCTTTGATGTTTTGGGACTCTTGTGTCTGTTGCTGTTGTTGCAGAAAGGTAATGCAATTCAATTCAATGTTGGAGGAGCTAAGGGTTGGAATGTGAATGATGCAAAACGTTACAATCAGTGGGCTGAAAAAACAAGATTTCAGACCGGTGACTCTCTGTGTAAGTTTCCATGCATATGCTTATGTTATTTATATATTCAAATACTGTACTCAACCCTCTCATAATCATGGCAAAGTGACAGTACACTACGATAAATCAAATTTTTTGTGATGaaattttgtgaaaaaaaatCGATATTAAAGCGAAAGATGCATAATTGATCAATCCTGTGGCTGTGAAATTGCAGTGTTTGTGTACAAACCAAACCAAGACTCAGTGCTTCAAGTAACAAAAGAAGACTACCAAAACTGCACTACAACAGCACCTCTTGCAACGTTCAACGACGGTCGCACTGTCGTTACATTTAAGAAATCGGGACCTCACTACTTCATTAgtggaaagaaagaaaattgtctGAAGAATGAGAAGTTGGTAGTAATTGTTTTGTCAGAGAGAAGCGATTCTTCCACTTCGCCTCCAGGTGGTATGGGCATTGCACCAGCTGGGGAGAATTCTCCGACTGCAGGATCGATTCAGCTGAATCCGACTCCATCACCAGATGAGCAGACGCCAAGTGCAGCTTCTTCAACATTTGTTAGTTTAACAGGTTTCGTTGggacattatttgctttatctCTTGTTTTTGTGTTCTGAGTGTTAAAATTTGCATAATGAGGAGTTCCACTACTTATATTTTTTGGGGGTTTTGATTTCAATGTGAGTTTAACGCTTTGAGCTCAGTGGTTTCAACtgggtttttttattattattattattcttaaggttaatttatatttgagaTTTGTTTGTTACTGATGAGAAAATAAGCTGACAATTTATGCAGTGATCGGTGTGCTTATTGCTTCAAATATGTAAGAGCATTGTatacaagaaaataaataaaattttacttttttatttttaaagtgtatataattttttttagttagaAATCAGAAATTGAGAGAATAGAATATAAGATCTctcaaatacacttaccaccaaaattaagtttttaaatataattaaaactcaattaaaagattctcttattaaaatttagtaacgaTATAGATAATTTTTACtgggtaaattttttaattatagcaaatagattttttaaatgattttttaaaattatataagtaattaatatattttttaaaaatataagaattaattaattaattatagagATTATATTGTAATTGTTTTTATTGCTGGTAAAAGTAGAAccaaaatgaataaatgaaaaaaaaaaaaaaaaaattggagcAGGGGTTAGGCGTTACTTTTTTTTCGGAACATCACAACCGCAGGAGTTTCTGATCTCCCCTTTCTCTCTCCTTAAGCATCATTCACATCAAcccacaaccaaggaaattctCGTAGTTtccgaaaaaataaaaaaataaaaactcggAGGCAGAtatcagaaaacatataaatttgtaaatatattttatatttattatataataaatatttcatgaaatataataaatatttcatgaaatgtttatgctaatactattaaaaatcatgaagatgcTTAGCTATCAATATGTTCGTAAATATCATTTGTAAAGctttattttgtaaatattttaatatttaaattttaaataaaatttgattaatGACAAGAAagcattttctttttaaaaacaacttataatatttttttttatcaaactgACAAAGTTCTCTTAAAAAATtaaccataaaaattaaaatatttaaacaaggaaaaaaatgataaatgaccaattcaaattttactttcattttttttttttgaaaattatggGATTGATTTTAGTACTCAGTAAATTGTAGAagttagaaattttaaaaagtaatttacatTCAAATaagtttttgaaatttttaattagaaattttaaaaagtaatttacatTCAAATaagtttttgaaatttttaattaatcactCTCTATATATATTCTGGTATGCAGGCagcataataaaaattaagatgaCAAAAGTTCAATATTGAATACTGCTAATTGTTAATACTTACTCCGCTATTTTCATCTgtctaaaaaaaaaacaatttttgataaaaaaaataaacaagaattaaaagaattattttcattttagaatttgcttgcttactgaaaaatattttttcaaagataatatctttaaattttttaatatttaagatcTTAGAAAATGTCAGttactatttataatatttttctaatcaaaataaaaattaagttatttaaaaaaattaattccttTTTATCattctatatatataaatttattaatatattttattttttaaattaaatttaaataataaaaaataaatcattttattaaaaatatttttgataacataaaaaatattttctaaacacAAATTAATTTTGCAAATAAGCAATATGTTAGCTTTTGTTTATAGGCGAAAATAACCTACATTTTGAAAAGTAttttacatgaaaaatattttttaataaaataatttattaaaaataatttattttttattatttaattttaatttaaaaattaaaaatatattaataaatttatatttatatttagaaattttaataaaatatttaaaatacagaaaagaactattttttctttaaaaaaaaaaagaaatcatttctttaaaataatttaattttttttaccgaaaaatattttttattaattaattttactaaacgATACCAAACTCAAATGCCGGAagacaaatttttttttaaaaaaaatatacttaTTTAGAGTGAAATAAATAGAGCCTTAGCAATAAAAACATCCACCACGCCTTGCAAGCTCGATCATCTTTTGCTTACAGGGAAAACTACCCATTTCGATGTGAAGAGCCTCAAACCAGGGTATCAAACACAGGATTACACATATCCTGTTTGTCCCTACAATTGACGCAAACGTTGACGTTTGGTAAACAGCCGGTGGTAAAGATAAATCACAACCATTGAGAatgaaatagaaaatagaaaattgtTTTGTCAAAAAGAATCACTCATCATGGTTTGCATATATCAACAGGCATTAATAGGTTCCAACTGTTCTTAACAATACTTGCTAACAATTGGAGTATAAAAAtatctgaattttttttatacaactACAAATTTCAGCTTCCTATCAAAAATTTTTACCTAATTCAACTTTTCTCATCATTCTAATTGTGTTGTGCAAAATTGAATCCAAAATTCCAGCAACCTGAAATCCAAAAGACAAGAAATATTAGAAGTGCATCTACTGCAGGTCAAAGCCAAAAATACCACAAATGTAAAATACCAACCGTAAAAACACCCCCAATTATGGCACAGACATTGGTGATAAAATGCGAAAATGACCTTGGATTTTCTGTGATTAGGACCTGATTGCAGAAAGTAGAATTAGACATAATAAATAAGAGCAGAAGATTGAAAAGCATCGAAAACAAATTACTTtgttctttctcttaacataataaTATGATAATAATGACAACAGAAGAATTTTCACCTGCATGGGAGAGAGCTCAAAATGAAATTTTGCAACAGGTATGTACACGCTCTGCACCAAACTGCTGTGGGCTGTGTATTCATACTCTTCAAGTAATTTATATTCACGAGAAGATCGTCTTGCAACAACTTCTGTTTTAACTATTTGAAGATAATGCTCAATCTGCAAAAGGTATGAACAGTGGTTGAACATTTAAATGTTTCTTAAAtcacaaaaaattattatctactaTCACTGTCCTTGTTATCCTAAAGAACCAGGCAGTTGGATTTTATAATTAGCAACTATGAATTTAACAACATTatgatttttatgtatatttttcCCCCTATCTGGAAGATAATGACCACGACTAGCAATGACCAAGAAAGAGTAGAATGGATACATCATGGCCTCACCCCAAACTTGTGGTTTTCTTGGGCATCCTCATAGTCTACACCCATCACGTGCATATGCCGGTAGGCATTGCTGGTGTGGTTGACACCAACGAATGTCACCTTGAAATGCTTATGCCCAAGCACGCAGAAGGCACTATAGAATATGAAGGGTCACATTAAAGTGAGAAACTTACAGTAACATTGGCGTCCACATCACGGTGATTGATGAATGACCGCCCGTTCAACTTGTCATGACTTCCACCAATATATGGCATCAATCGCTTCGCTTCATTCAACAACTGGGGTGAAACATTCATGCCAAAGGAAAGATGGGATATGACATGTGACATGTTCATTAGAGAAGAATCAAAGGAATGCGACCCTGAGCGAGCTGAGATGATGAGGTTGCCAGGAACCTGCATAATAAGAAAGATATCTACTAAAACAATGCAAGTCTTATTGCGCTAACTGACAGGATTTTAGAGACAACCGGCATATTGTGAGAATGCAAGCATCACT
The genomic region above belongs to Manihot esculenta cultivar AM560-2 chromosome 3, M.esculenta_v8, whole genome shotgun sequence and contains:
- the LOC110610878 gene encoding early nodulin-like protein 1 — its product is MAAKTISKSSYQLKAAFDVLGLLCLLLLLQKGNAIQFNVGGAKGWNVNDAKRYNQWAEKTRFQTGDSLLFVYKPNQDSVLQVTKEDYQNCTTTAPLATFNDGRTVVTFKKSGPHYFISGKKENCLKNEKLVVIVLSERSDSSTSPPGGMGIAPAGENSPTAGSIQLNPTPSPDEQTPSAASSTFVSLTGFVGTLFALSLVFVF